Genomic window (Candidatus Methylomirabilis sp.):
GGCAATCCGGTGGGGGGAGAGGCCGGTCACGTCTTGCCCCTTGAAGAGCACGGTGCCCCCGTCGAGGCGGTACAGCCCGCTCACGAGGTTGAAGAGCGTGGTCTTGCCGCTGCCGTTCGGCCCGATGAGGCCCACGATGGTCCCGGGTCCCACGGCCAGGTCCATCCCGGAGACCGCCGTGAGGCCCCCGAAGCGCTTCACCAGGCCCCGCGCGTCAAGCAGCACCGTTTCCCCCCCGTTGCGGCCGTCGGAGGCGCGCCCAGAACCCGACGAGCCCGTCGGGCAGCAGCTGCACCACCACGCAGATCACGAGGCCGATAAACACAATATAGAGGACGCTCTGCTCCATCTGGAGCCAGAGGAAGCGGCTCACGGCCTGGAGCAGCACGGCTCCCAGGATCGGGCCGACGGCCGTCCCCAGCCCTCCGAGCAGGGCCATCACCACCATCTGGTCGGTCACGCTCCCGGACAGCACGCTGTCCGGATGGATGTAGGTGGTCCAGTAGCCGTAGATGCCGCCGAGCACGCCGGGGAAGGTCGCGCTCAGCGCAAAGGCGGCCAGCTTGAGGCGGGTAGTGGCCACGCCCAGCGTCTCCGCCGCCTCTTCCTGCTCCCGGATCGCCCGGAGCTTGTATCCCATCCGCGAGCGCTCCATCAGGCCGTAGGTGATGGCGCAGGTCCCGGCCACGGCCGCCCACATGACGTAGTAGAAGAAGTTCGGATCCAGCAGTCCGGGGACGCGCATGCCGAAGGCCCCGCCCGTCACCTCCAAGAGGAGCGCCACCTGCCGGATCATCTCCGCGAAGGCCCAGGTGGCGATCGCGAAGTAGGCCCCGCGGAGGCGCAACGTCGGGAGGCCGATGAAGGCGGCCAGCGCCGCGCTGGCCAAGCCGCCGAGCAGGAGCCCCGCCCCGAAGGGCAGACCGGCATGCACCATGGCGATGGCGGTGACGTAGGCCCCGACGCCGAAGAAGGCCCCGTGGCCGAAGTTGAGATAGCCGGTGTAGCCCCCGATGATGTTCCAGGAGACGGCGAGGCCGATCCAGAGGAGAATCTCGGTCAGGATCCGCAGCCAGAACGGATTGAGGGCGAAGGGGGCCAGGAGGGTGAGCAGGAGGAAGGCACCGAGCGCGGGGAGGCGGAGGGGCCGCATCTTAGCTCCCCCGGCCGAAGAGGCCCTTCGGCGCCACCACCAGCGTCAGGTAGAACACCCCGAAGAGGGCGAGGCCCACGTAGCGGCTCCCGAGGTAGACCGCCGTGAGGGACTGCAGCAGTCCCATGAAGAGCGCGGCCGGGATGACTCCCGGGACGAAACCCATCCCGGCCAGCACGACGACGAAGAAGGCGAGGGTCGTGTACCGGAGGCCCATCCCGGCGTGGATCGAGAAGAGGGCACCGATGAGGACGCCGGCCATCCCCGTCAGGCCGGCGTAGACCGCGTAGACGAGGGCGCTGATCCGCCGCACGTCCACCCCGAGCAGGCCGGCCGTCACCCGGTCCTGGGCGGTCGCCCGGATCGCCCGGCCCGTCCGCGTCCAGTAGAGGAAGGCCATGAAGGTGAGGGTTGCGAAGACGCCGAAGAGGAACCCGGCGAACCGGAGGGAGGGGACCGTGATCCCGATCTGGACATTCTGCCCCGAGAGCCACGTCCGGATGGACCGGAAGTTGAACCCCCAGAAGTAGAGCGCGCTCCCCTTCGCCACGGTGGCCAGCCCGAACGTGAAGAGGAGGCCCATCAGGACCGGGTGGGGGCGCTTGCCCGCCGTCACCCGCTGGATGAGGGGCTGGAGCAGGTACCCGCCAGCGAAGAAGAGGGCGAAGAACAGGGGCAGGGCAGCCATGGGGTCGCCGCCGGTGAACTCCTGGAACCAGAAGGCGGTGTAGGCCCCCAGCATCACCCACTCCCCCACGGCGAAATCAATGACGTCCATCACCCCGAAGCAGAGGGAAAAGCCGGCGGCGATGACGACCAGCGTCCCGCCGATCAGGACGCCGTCCAGGAGGGTCTGGAGGAAGAGTTCCACGGGAGGCTCCGGACCGAGGGGGGAGAAAGAGGTGCGGGCGGCGGGGGAGGCCGCCGCCCGCACCGCGAGCGCGTCATCCGCCTACCGCTTTGTCCACGCCGGCATGGGGTACTTGGGGCTGATCACCTTGAGCGCGCCGGGGCCGACCTCCACGATCTTCCCCCCCTGGATCTGGAGGGCGATGCTGGAGAGGCCCACGTTGTCGTGATAGAAGTCCCCTTCCGTGGCGAACTTGATGGGGCCGTAGAAGGTCTTGATGTTGAGCTTCTCGAGCGCGGCCACCAGGGCGTCCTTTTCCTTCTGGTCGAGGGGCGGCGTGGCCCCGATCTGCTTCAGGGCCGCCTCGAACGCGAGTCCCGCCGCCGTGGAGGCCGCCTCGGTGTAGTCGGGAGGCGTCCCGTACTTCTTCTGGAAGACCTCGGCGTACTTCGCCGGCGTCCCGAAGGGATCATTCCCCTTGTGCTTGAGGGCCGCGGTCCAGACCGACGAGCCGAAGATGAACTCGGCGTCCTTCCCCAGCCCCTTCAGGAAGTCCGGGGTGGTCATGCCGTAGTGCTGGACGATGGCCTTCGGGGCGAAGCCCAGCTCCTTGGCCGCCTTGATCATCTCCATGGCGGCCTTCTCGTGCGAGCCGATGGCCAGGATGTCGGGGTTGGCCGCCTTCACCGCCGTGATGGTGGGTGTGTAGTCCGCCCCCTCGGGGACGATCTCGAACTTCACGACCTTGAGCCCCGCCTGCTCCGCCGAGTCCTTGAAGGCCTGGGCGGCGAACTTGGAGAAGGCGTCGTCAATGCCGATGACCGCCACCGTCTTCGGCGCCGGCTTCACGTCCTTCGCCAGCGTCTTGATGGAGGCGGGGGCGATCTGGTTCACGGCCGGGATCGTCCCGAAGGTGTACTTGAACTTCTGCTTCCAGATGAGGGGGGACTCGGCAGAGCCGGTGATGTGGGGGACCTTGTACTTCTCCGTGATGGGGGCCACCGCTAACGTCGTCCCGCTAGCATAAGGCCCCAGGATGAAGTCCACCTTCTCCTGCGTGATCAATCGCTCGGCGGCAAGGGCCGCGGTGGCCGGGCTGCTCTGGTCGTCCCCGTAGACGAGCTGGACCTTGTACCGATTCCCACCGATCGCGATGCCGCCGGCTGCGTTCACGGTGTCGGCCCAGAGGTCGTAGCCCCGCTTGGTGACGTTCCCGCCGAAGTTCATCTCCCCCGAGAGGGACGTCACCACGCCCACCTTGAAGACCGGGGCCTGCTGGGCTTCCGTCGGGCCGAGGGCGAGCCCCACGGCCACGAGGAGCCCCACGGCCATCGGAACCCACTGACGACGCTTCATGATGCCTCCTTCCCCGGAGTCGACTGCCGGGGCGTCTCTGCCGTCCTCCCGCGCCTATCCCGTCACCTCCGCGATCGCCTCCTCCAGGATGTCCAGACCCTTCCGGAGCTCACTCTCCCCGATCACCAGGGGCATCAGCGTCCGGATCACGTTGTTGTGCGTTCCAGCCCCGATGGTGAGGAGGCCCTTCTCGTAGCACTTCTTCACCACCAGCTTGGTCTCGGCCTTGGCCGGGGTCTTCTTCTCCCGGTCGGTGACCAGCTCCATCGCCACCATCGCCCCGAGCCCGCGGACGTCCCCGATGATCTCGTAGCGCTCCTGCCACTCCCGGAACCGTCGCTGCACCACCTCCCCGATCGCGGCCCCCTTCTCCGGCAGCCGCTCCTGCTCCATCAGGTCGAGGACGGCGAGGGCCGCCCGGCAGGCGAGGGGGTTGCCCCCGAAGGTCCCCCCGAGGCCGCCGACGCCGGGGGCATCCATCACCTCGGCCCGCCCGGTGACCGCGGAGAGGGGAAGCCCCGCCGCCAGGGACTTCGCCGTGAGGAGGAGGTCCGGCACGACGTTCCAGTGCTCGACGGCGAAGAGGCGGCCGGTCCGCCCCCACGCGGTCTGGACCTCGTCCGCGATGAAGAGGATCCCGTATTTCTCGCAGATGGCCTTCAGCTTCGGGAGGTACTCGGGGGGCGGGACGACGAAGCCTCCCTCCCCCAGGACCGGCTCGACGAGGAGCGCGGCCACGGACTCTGCCTGGACCTTGTTCAGGAACGCCTCCTCCACCAGGTCGGCGCAGGCGACGTTGCACGAGGGGTACGTGAGCCCGATGGGGCACCGGTAGCAGTAGGCGTAGGGCATCCGGTAGACCTCGGGCGCGAAGGGGGCGAAGCCCAGCTTGTACGGGTCCACCTTCGAGGTCAGGGACAGGGCCAGGAGGGTCCGGCCGTGAAAGGCGTCCTCGAAGCAGATGGCGGCCGGCCGCTTCGTCGAGGCCCGGGCGATCTTCACCGCGTTCTCCACCGCCTCCGCTCCGCTGTTCGCGAGCATGGTCTTCTTCGGGAAGGGGCCGGGGACCAGGGCGTTCAGCCGCTTCGCCACCGCCACGTAGGGCTCGTACATCATCACGTGGAAACAGGTGTGCAGGAACTTCGCGGCCTGATCCCGGATGGCCTCGACCACCGAGGGCGGGCAGTGGCCGGCGTTGACCACCCCGATCCCCGCGGCGAAGTCGATGTACTCCTTCCCCTCCACGTCCCAGACCTTCGCACCCTGCGCGCGCGCCGCGAAGAGCGGGGTGACGTTGAAGGGCCCGCGGGGGACGTGCTGCTCCCGCTCGGCCAGGAGGTCCTTGTTCGTCTTCCGGGGCTTCTCCATCCGCTGCTCCTCTCCGGATCGCGACGCCCGGTTACTTCCGCTCCCCCCGCTTGGGCAGGGTGCAGAGGTACTCGTAGATCAGGTTAGCGGCGAGCAGGGCCGTGATCTGGCCCGGGCCGTCGTAGAGGGGCGAGACCTCGACCAGGTCGAACCCGACCGTGCCGAAGCCGGCCAGGAGCCGGACGAGGCTCTGGGCCTCGGTGGACGTGAGCCCCCCCACCTCCGGCGTCCCCGTCCCCGGGGCGAAGGCCGGGTCCACGGCGTCAATGTCGAAGGAGACGTAGGCTTTCCCCCCCTTCAGGCGCCGCAGACGCTCGGCGACGTAGCCGACCCCCCGCTCCTTCACGTCGCCGATGGGGATGACTTCCATGCCGTGCTCCTTCTGAAAATCGAAGTCACTCTCCTCGTACAGGGACCCCCGGATCCCGATGTGGATGGTCCGCCGGGGGTCGATGAGCCCCTCCTCCACCGCCCGGCGGAACGGCGTCCCGTGAAAGTACTTCCCGCCGAAGTACTGGTCCCAGGTGTCGCAGTGCGAGTCGAAGTGGATGAGGGCGACGGGGCC
Coding sequences:
- a CDS encoding branched-chain amino acid ABC transporter permease encodes the protein MRPLRLPALGAFLLLTLLAPFALNPFWLRILTEILLWIGLAVSWNIIGGYTGYLNFGHGAFFGVGAYVTAIAMVHAGLPFGAGLLLGGLASAALAAFIGLPTLRLRGAYFAIATWAFAEMIRQVALLLEVTGGAFGMRVPGLLDPNFFYYVMWAAVAGTCAITYGLMERSRMGYKLRAIREQEEAAETLGVATTRLKLAAFALSATFPGVLGGIYGYWTTYIHPDSVLSGSVTDQMVVMALLGGLGTAVGPILGAVLLQAVSRFLWLQMEQSVLYIVFIGLVICVVVQLLPDGLVGFWARLRRPQRGGNGAA
- a CDS encoding branched-chain amino acid ABC transporter permease, with translation MELFLQTLLDGVLIGGTLVVIAAGFSLCFGVMDVIDFAVGEWVMLGAYTAFWFQEFTGGDPMAALPLFFALFFAGGYLLQPLIQRVTAGKRPHPVLMGLLFTFGLATVAKGSALYFWGFNFRSIRTWLSGQNVQIGITVPSLRFAGFLFGVFATLTFMAFLYWTRTGRAIRATAQDRVTAGLLGVDVRRISALVYAVYAGLTGMAGVLIGALFSIHAGMGLRYTTLAFFVVVLAGMGFVPGVIPAALFMGLLQSLTAVYLGSRYVGLALFGVFYLTLVVAPKGLFGRGS
- a CDS encoding amino acid ABC transporter substrate-binding protein, whose amino-acid sequence is MKRRQWVPMAVGLLVAVGLALGPTEAQQAPVFKVGVVTSLSGEMNFGGNVTKRGYDLWADTVNAAGGIAIGGNRYKVQLVYGDDQSSPATAALAAERLITQEKVDFILGPYASGTTLAVAPITEKYKVPHITGSAESPLIWKQKFKYTFGTIPAVNQIAPASIKTLAKDVKPAPKTVAVIGIDDAFSKFAAQAFKDSAEQAGLKVVKFEIVPEGADYTPTITAVKAANPDILAIGSHEKAAMEMIKAAKELGFAPKAIVQHYGMTTPDFLKGLGKDAEFIFGSSVWTAALKHKGNDPFGTPAKYAEVFQKKYGTPPDYTEAASTAAGLAFEAALKQIGATPPLDQKEKDALVAALEKLNIKTFYGPIKFATEGDFYHDNVGLSSIALQIQGGKIVEVGPGALKVISPKYPMPAWTKR
- the gabT gene encoding 4-aminobutyrate--2-oxoglutarate transaminase, whose amino-acid sequence is MEKPRKTNKDLLAEREQHVPRGPFNVTPLFAARAQGAKVWDVEGKEYIDFAAGIGVVNAGHCPPSVVEAIRDQAAKFLHTCFHVMMYEPYVAVAKRLNALVPGPFPKKTMLANSGAEAVENAVKIARASTKRPAAICFEDAFHGRTLLALSLTSKVDPYKLGFAPFAPEVYRMPYAYCYRCPIGLTYPSCNVACADLVEEAFLNKVQAESVAALLVEPVLGEGGFVVPPPEYLPKLKAICEKYGILFIADEVQTAWGRTGRLFAVEHWNVVPDLLLTAKSLAAGLPLSAVTGRAEVMDAPGVGGLGGTFGGNPLACRAALAVLDLMEQERLPEKGAAIGEVVQRRFREWQERYEIIGDVRGLGAMVAMELVTDREKKTPAKAETKLVVKKCYEKGLLTIGAGTHNNVIRTLMPLVIGESELRKGLDILEEAIAEVTG
- the speB gene encoding agmatinase, with the protein product MDFTPRDAFASPRFAQVATFMRLPTSRDLEALDTAILGIPFDGGTSYRPGARFGPREIRNQSSLLRPYNPAVKALPFVTRRVADYGDVDVAPVSIEKTYVLVEEEVARILAADVLPVCVGGDHSISLPILRAVAKRHGPVALIHFDSHCDTWDQYFGGKYFHGTPFRRAVEEGLIDPRRTIHIGIRGSLYEESDFDFQKEHGMEVIPIGDVKERGVGYVAERLRRLKGGKAYVSFDIDAVDPAFAPGTGTPEVGGLTSTEAQSLVRLLAGFGTVGFDLVEVSPLYDGPGQITALLAANLIYEYLCTLPKRGERK